In a single window of the Photobacterium profundum SS9 genome:
- a CDS encoding sensor histidine kinase — protein sequence MNRFQLIGLLVVFCVNASSAVAQDNTTNLQTLWQQFYQQAGLLSPQKNISQADINHYPKSLLLSSSQYPIFSQFHWQEIQQLWQTGEQCQQNQPLVTKAALHVAIEFELALCQKKPLANSWFDEVPLLHPAGGSYADRYLASLDKPHRELFLAQHRRQLTLANQEHPLHALLSELSSQGVDALLSGYRAYITEQSTLWLNNDSGWKAIDANQWQPLAHSMKLAIADNTAAVCSFRYSNICLNVATPAPLLTRWILGFLALAIAFLITRNIYQRRQNAKERQFILQLLTHELRTPITSLGFTVEMFRDQFDELNDNTQQTVWRLMADHQRLAQLAETSKGYLSSQPEEQFQHQSAYLSDWLDHYLEKYSLDYTLNEDRELNLPYYWLGICLENLIKNAQQHGKGNVVIDIHVDQVLRIQVSDQGEFPSVAQRWLTLINPSMSQTNMGIGLAIVSRLMKQMDGKLICQRKPTRCILELPL from the coding sequence ATGAATCGCTTTCAACTTATAGGCTTACTGGTTGTCTTTTGTGTCAACGCTTCATCAGCTGTTGCTCAAGATAATACAACAAACCTTCAAACGTTATGGCAACAGTTTTATCAGCAAGCTGGCTTACTCTCACCACAAAAAAATATTAGCCAAGCCGACATTAACCACTACCCTAAATCACTACTTCTCAGCAGTAGTCAGTACCCTATTTTTAGCCAATTCCACTGGCAGGAAATACAGCAGCTGTGGCAAACAGGTGAGCAATGCCAACAAAATCAGCCCCTAGTTACCAAAGCTGCATTACATGTTGCTATCGAATTTGAACTGGCGCTTTGCCAAAAAAAGCCACTAGCAAATAGTTGGTTTGATGAGGTGCCTTTACTTCACCCAGCTGGCGGCAGTTACGCCGACCGCTACCTCGCCTCGCTTGATAAACCGCATCGTGAACTTTTTTTAGCTCAGCATCGAAGGCAATTAACGCTCGCTAACCAAGAGCATCCGTTGCACGCTTTACTTTCAGAGCTTTCATCTCAAGGAGTCGATGCGTTGTTATCAGGCTATCGAGCTTACATTACCGAACAGAGCACACTGTGGTTAAACAATGACTCGGGGTGGAAAGCCATCGACGCCAATCAATGGCAGCCTCTTGCACATTCGATGAAATTAGCGATAGCAGACAACACAGCCGCAGTTTGTTCATTTCGATATAGCAACATTTGTTTAAATGTCGCGACACCAGCGCCTCTACTAACTCGTTGGATCTTGGGCTTTTTAGCTTTAGCTATTGCATTTTTGATAACACGTAACATTTACCAACGACGACAAAATGCAAAAGAACGTCAATTTATACTCCAGCTTCTAACACATGAGCTAAGAACACCAATCACCAGTTTAGGCTTTACCGTAGAGATGTTTCGTGATCAATTTGATGAGTTAAATGACAACACACAACAAACGGTATGGCGCTTAATGGCAGACCACCAAAGGCTGGCTCAATTAGCAGAAACCAGTAAGGGCTATTTGAGTTCACAGCCTGAAGAGCAATTTCAACATCAAAGCGCTTATCTCTCTGACTGGTTAGATCACTATTTAGAAAAATATTCACTGGATTACACATTGAACGAAGATCGAGAATTAAACCTACCCTACTATTGGCTTGGGATCTGTCTCGAGAACCTGATAAAAAATGCTCAGCAGCATGGTAAAGGTAACGTCGTTATCGATATTCATGTTGATCAAGTACTGCGAATTCAAGTGTCTGATCAGGGTGAATTCCCGAGTGTCGCTCAACGCTGGTTAACACTTATTAATCCTTCAATGAGTCAAACCAATATGGGGATTGGCTTAGCTATCGTCTCTCGCCTTATGAAACAAATGGATGGCAAGCTTATCTGCCAACGCAAGCCAACACGTTGTATTTTGGAATTACCATTATGA
- a CDS encoding GNAT family N-acetyltransferase gives MFTVTIDKDIKLCLLHPSFAPRYVELAQENHEHLSQWLSWPYFCKTEAEFNAFIQHSLHNYADNKSMTCAVEYKGSIVGNMGFNTINHDIKKVEIGYWLAANLQGKGIVTRSCQYLIDHAFSNLNMNKVEISVAVDNAASRAVCERLGMELEGVITNAEKVGDRILTHAIYGLHRK, from the coding sequence ATGTTTACAGTAACTATCGATAAAGACATTAAATTATGTTTACTACATCCGTCGTTTGCCCCTCGATATGTAGAGTTAGCGCAAGAAAACCATGAGCATTTGTCTCAATGGTTATCATGGCCATACTTTTGTAAAACCGAAGCTGAATTTAACGCCTTTATTCAACATTCTCTTCATAATTATGCCGATAATAAGTCAATGACTTGTGCGGTTGAATATAAAGGTTCAATTGTCGGCAATATGGGCTTTAATACGATTAATCACGATATCAAAAAAGTTGAAATCGGTTATTGGCTAGCAGCGAACCTGCAAGGAAAGGGCATTGTTACACGATCGTGCCAATACCTTATTGATCATGCTTTTTCTAACTTGAATATGAATAAAGTCGAAATTTCAGTGGCAGTAGACAATGCGGCAAGCCGTGCTGTGTGTGAGCGTTTAGGCATGGAATTAGAAGGCGTAATCACGAATGCCGAGAAAGTAGGCGATCGTATCCTTACGCATGCGATTTACGGATTACACCGAAAATAG
- a CDS encoding response regulator transcription factor has product MNQILLIEDDKLLGEGLSEYLIQQGFVCKWLTNTLNIETHWYRADLVILDRQLAEVDSITLLPQWLMLKALPVIILTAKIEVEQRIEGLMAGAKDYMVKPFSHQELLARICAQLRPLGDSSVRYQQIEIDVSNRALTDNGSAVELKPKEFQLLLMLVQNQGRVFHREELLNKIWGYQAFPTTRTVDNHILRIRQKLPSIHIETLRGVGYRLVKAS; this is encoded by the coding sequence ATGAATCAAATTTTATTAATTGAAGACGATAAGCTACTTGGTGAAGGATTGAGTGAATATCTTATACAGCAAGGCTTTGTCTGCAAGTGGCTCACTAATACCCTGAATATTGAGACACACTGGTATCGTGCTGATCTGGTGATCCTTGATCGTCAACTAGCTGAAGTCGACAGCATTACACTTTTACCACAATGGCTTATGCTAAAGGCACTGCCTGTAATCATTCTTACCGCAAAAATTGAGGTAGAACAACGAATTGAAGGATTAATGGCAGGTGCAAAAGACTATATGGTGAAGCCCTTTTCTCATCAGGAATTATTGGCGCGTATTTGTGCCCAACTTCGTCCCCTAGGTGATAGCTCTGTTCGCTATCAACAAATAGAGATTGATGTATCAAATAGAGCGTTAACCGATAATGGTTCTGCTGTCGAACTAAAACCTAAAGAGTTTCAATTACTACTGATGTTGGTTCAAAACCAAGGGCGCGTTTTCCATCGTGAAGAGCTACTGAATAAAATTTGGGGGTATCAAGCCTTCCCAACAACCAGAACCGTAGATAACCATATATTACGTATTCGTCAAAAGTTACCAAGTATTCATATAGAAACGTTACGCGGGGTTGGCTATCGCTTGGTGAAAGCGTCATGA
- a CDS encoding M14 family zinc carboxypeptidase, with protein MKKRYLSYQDTIDFLTEAMAKYPDLIRLQNIGDTHEGRPIMMVTISQDVAYADLKPALLYTGTIHAREWIGIELAVNFIQYLLDNYPSNPEVVEALTRNTLYIVPCLNPDGFEYSRNHFSFWRKNRRDNGDGTFGVDLNRNFGINFRQSTNTQSNIYGGPAAFSEPETQAIKQFVELHNNIKIALDYHSQGNVFFPAHKFNHEAEIEGTDLNILCANMAKEIHKVTRRQYGIHRGKPPANLIYGSGREYYYDRGILSTVVEVGSRNIPDYLINMSQSVDENIPALLYALGTAINYSDLAPKRPENFTVRDISVNHIELVWDHNPEDDGCYYQVYRNEAPKDPCTRDNLIAITSQSEYTDKQLKSGHRYYYNLRKVNRVNRVKSPFAPEVKIKTNLDKDEFSFTLFPTPEKIGYTGEFLATQNAEHFGNNSLFIGVNKTKGICYGVIDYDMSRIPTDAQIKDAAFSLYPMNRVGTKIENYGEWSVSILDPDDISDITDFEQIHNAVALQTLGDAIDSDQLTQGIWKSWRFSALEKQFIQDQLEKGRLLLRLQGPDSLPQGHDSQMMQFDIGYGRFGGGIHYRPSLDIIYNRRPNEATFNATTCHTVSHIGVTQGELQSGFDSNGQRIFGHVEFMLPQLSERTDIVITDAYFVLESEATNGISQPMRFTVGMVDNDKLNYNSIKCSELIEFLGYEVSSHELVKTPRQTFMFDSSARQHLEDLHDSGKPINLIIRATSASRQQDAIVQWKTLSADETTVYPQLVVEYIERHKQPMDSPENFQASLEDGLVKLTWDNPESEDWVGTYVVRNSFHPPRSPFDGVKLYAGKDGYTLDRFGNTNIPKYYSVFSYDNVPNYSVPATLKFSTDEVTPVIYDEFEAQDEMEQRYREGD; from the coding sequence ATGAAAAAACGATATCTTTCTTACCAAGATACTATCGACTTCTTAACAGAAGCGATGGCAAAATATCCTGATTTGATCCGGCTACAGAATATAGGTGACACCCATGAAGGGCGCCCTATTATGATGGTGACTATATCGCAAGATGTAGCCTATGCCGATCTTAAACCAGCCTTATTGTATACAGGTACGATACATGCCAGAGAATGGATAGGTATCGAGCTAGCGGTTAATTTTATTCAATATTTATTGGATAACTACCCGAGTAACCCCGAGGTTGTTGAAGCCCTGACGCGCAACACCTTATATATCGTACCTTGCCTGAACCCAGATGGTTTCGAGTATTCCCGTAATCACTTTTCGTTTTGGCGCAAGAACCGACGTGATAATGGTGATGGAACCTTTGGGGTCGATCTGAATCGTAATTTCGGTATTAACTTCCGTCAATCGACAAACACCCAGTCGAATATTTACGGAGGACCAGCCGCATTCTCCGAACCAGAAACGCAAGCGATTAAGCAGTTTGTCGAACTACATAACAATATAAAAATTGCACTTGATTACCACTCTCAGGGCAATGTATTTTTCCCTGCTCATAAATTTAATCATGAAGCCGAAATTGAAGGTACGGATCTTAATATTTTGTGCGCCAATATGGCGAAAGAAATACATAAAGTGACTCGCCGTCAGTATGGTATTCACCGAGGAAAGCCACCTGCAAACCTGATCTATGGTAGCGGTCGTGAGTACTATTATGACCGAGGAATTTTATCAACCGTCGTCGAGGTAGGCAGCCGAAATATCCCCGATTACTTGATCAATATGTCGCAAAGTGTTGATGAAAATATTCCAGCGTTATTGTATGCACTCGGTACAGCCATAAACTATTCAGATTTAGCACCTAAGCGCCCAGAAAATTTCACTGTGCGTGACATATCTGTGAACCATATTGAACTCGTTTGGGATCATAACCCAGAAGATGACGGTTGTTATTATCAGGTTTACCGCAACGAAGCGCCCAAAGATCCCTGCACACGTGACAACCTTATTGCCATTACATCACAAAGTGAATATACCGATAAACAGCTTAAATCTGGGCATCGTTACTATTACAACTTACGGAAAGTTAACCGCGTCAACCGGGTAAAATCGCCGTTTGCACCTGAAGTAAAAATAAAAACGAACCTTGATAAAGATGAGTTTTCATTCACCTTATTCCCAACGCCCGAAAAAATAGGCTACACCGGAGAGTTTCTTGCCACACAAAATGCAGAGCACTTTGGTAATAACTCCTTATTTATAGGCGTAAATAAAACCAAGGGGATCTGCTACGGCGTTATTGACTATGATATGAGCCGGATCCCTACCGATGCACAGATCAAAGACGCCGCGTTCTCTTTGTACCCGATGAATCGAGTTGGCACCAAAATAGAGAATTATGGCGAATGGTCGGTATCTATTCTAGATCCTGATGATATTTCTGATATAACTGATTTCGAACAAATCCATAACGCAGTGGCATTACAGACATTAGGCGATGCCATCGATTCGGATCAGCTCACTCAAGGGATCTGGAAAAGTTGGCGTTTCAGCGCCCTAGAAAAACAGTTCATCCAAGATCAGTTAGAAAAAGGACGCTTATTATTACGCTTACAAGGTCCTGATAGCTTGCCACAAGGCCACGATTCGCAAATGATGCAATTCGATATCGGTTATGGTCGTTTTGGTGGTGGTATTCATTATCGCCCAAGCCTTGATATCATCTATAACCGTCGCCCTAATGAAGCAACCTTTAATGCAACGACATGCCACACCGTAAGCCATATAGGGGTTACTCAAGGAGAGTTACAAAGTGGATTTGATTCCAATGGTCAGCGAATATTTGGTCATGTAGAATTTATGCTACCTCAGCTATCAGAACGTACAGACATTGTAATCACTGATGCGTACTTTGTATTAGAGAGCGAAGCTACAAACGGTATTTCACAGCCGATGCGATTTACCGTTGGGATGGTTGATAATGACAAGCTTAACTACAACAGCATAAAGTGCAGCGAATTAATCGAATTTCTTGGCTACGAAGTCAGTAGTCACGAGCTGGTTAAAACACCAAGACAAACCTTTATGTTTGATAGTTCAGCCCGCCAACATTTGGAAGATCTGCATGATTCAGGGAAGCCCATCAATTTAATCATTCGAGCAACCTCAGCCTCACGTCAACAAGATGCTATTGTGCAATGGAAAACACTCTCTGCTGATGAGACCACCGTTTACCCACAACTGGTTGTGGAATATATTGAGCGACACAAGCAGCCAATGGATTCTCCTGAAAACTTTCAAGCCTCGTTAGAAGACGGTTTGGTTAAGTTAACGTGGGATAACCCTGAAAGTGAAGACTGGGTAGGCACGTATGTGGTGCGAAATAGCTTCCACCCACCCCGTTCTCCCTTTGATGGCGTAAAGTTGTATGCGGGTAAAGATGGATATACGTTAGACCGTTTTGGCAATACGAATATTCCCAAATATTATTCTGTATTTAGCTACGACAATGTACCCAACTATTCTGTACCAGCCACCTTGAAATTCAGTACTGACGAGGTTACTCCCGTTATTTACGATGAATTTGAAGCACAAGACGAGATGGAACAACGTTATCGAGAAGGTGACTAA
- a CDS encoding M3 family metallopeptidase: MTATAYLNSLNERYLSIHRTKEDFFWDTYMGMSDDHDGSTKAETAWNTFLSASSQISDVQAQIKIAESLEESDEKTQTLIGLKGWLATFQAHALESEEAQQLKAELIQFEANLFEKKQQYVMTYIGEDGEKAEGSLPVLSSNIRTSANEQVRQSSHKALLDLEQWLLQNGFLALVKLRNKFAKSLGYNSFFDYSIVKTEQMTTAELFTILDDFEARTKDSHQNSLNNLIDSLGPQSVQGHNFVYSFSGDAMRDLDPFVPFSQSLRRWVESFGRLNIDYSGAELTLDLLDRKGKYQNGFCHGPVPSFYDQGNWVSAKVNFTSNAKPDQIGSGYDGINTLFHEGGHAAHFSNVKMNAPCFAQEFAPTSMAYAETQSMFCDSLLGDADWLKQYALDAEGNAVPDKVIKAIIDSKQPFMAYGERSILVVPYFERALYQLSDEELNAETVTKLARDMEKKILGLDASPRPLMAIPHLLSDEASCAYQGYLLAHMAVYQTRAYLTEKLGYLTDNPEIGPLLAKYYWNGGNSVNHNGTIVNLTGEGFNAKYLADECNLSSAQAWEIEQKKISALESRTRAEIASLNATINIIDGTNKLANNAHSDNDMCNEFEQFIVSTYGR, translated from the coding sequence ATGACAGCTACTGCCTACCTTAACTCACTAAACGAACGTTACTTGTCTATTCACCGAACAAAAGAAGATTTCTTTTGGGATACCTACATGGGTATGAGTGATGATCATGATGGCTCGACGAAAGCAGAAACCGCTTGGAATACTTTTTTAAGCGCCTCATCTCAAATATCTGATGTGCAAGCGCAGATCAAAATCGCTGAATCTCTTGAAGAGTCAGATGAAAAGACACAAACACTGATCGGACTGAAAGGATGGCTGGCTACTTTTCAAGCTCATGCTCTAGAATCTGAAGAGGCACAGCAACTTAAAGCTGAACTTATTCAATTTGAAGCTAATTTGTTTGAAAAAAAACAGCAGTACGTTATGACGTATATCGGTGAAGATGGTGAGAAGGCGGAAGGATCGCTGCCTGTACTGTCATCGAATATTCGTACAAGTGCCAACGAACAAGTACGTCAATCATCGCATAAAGCGCTATTAGATTTAGAGCAATGGTTACTACAGAATGGGTTTTTAGCGCTAGTCAAACTGCGTAACAAGTTCGCCAAATCATTAGGCTATAACAGCTTCTTTGATTACTCCATTGTCAAAACAGAACAGATGACAACCGCTGAATTATTTACGATTCTTGATGATTTCGAAGCAAGAACAAAAGACAGCCATCAAAATAGCTTAAACAACTTAATCGACTCTCTTGGCCCGCAATCGGTACAAGGTCATAACTTCGTATACTCGTTTTCGGGCGATGCTATGCGAGACTTAGATCCATTCGTTCCATTTTCTCAGTCGTTACGTCGTTGGGTTGAATCGTTTGGGCGTTTAAACATTGACTACTCTGGCGCTGAATTAACGCTCGATCTATTGGATCGTAAAGGTAAGTATCAAAACGGATTCTGCCATGGCCCTGTACCTTCGTTCTACGACCAAGGTAATTGGGTATCGGCAAAAGTGAACTTCACCAGTAATGCGAAACCCGATCAAATAGGCAGCGGCTACGACGGTATCAATACCTTATTCCACGAAGGCGGACACGCTGCGCATTTTTCGAATGTAAAAATGAATGCGCCATGTTTTGCCCAAGAGTTTGCACCTACTTCTATGGCTTATGCTGAAACACAATCCATGTTTTGTGACAGCTTGCTAGGCGATGCTGATTGGTTAAAACAATATGCGTTAGACGCAGAAGGAAATGCCGTACCCGATAAGGTAATTAAAGCAATTATAGATAGCAAACAACCGTTTATGGCTTACGGTGAAAGAAGTATCTTGGTTGTTCCCTATTTTGAACGTGCATTATACCAACTCAGTGATGAAGAGCTAAATGCTGAAACGGTAACGAAACTAGCAAGAGACATGGAAAAGAAAATTCTCGGTCTAGATGCTAGCCCACGCCCGTTAATGGCCATTCCGCACCTTTTATCAGACGAAGCCTCATGTGCTTACCAAGGTTACTTACTGGCTCATATGGCTGTCTATCAAACAAGAGCCTACCTAACAGAGAAACTTGGGTACTTAACAGATAACCCCGAGATTGGACCGCTATTAGCGAAGTACTACTGGAATGGCGGCAACAGCGTTAATCATAACGGCACCATCGTCAACTTGACTGGCGAAGGCTTTAACGCTAAATACTTAGCTGATGAGTGTAACTTATCATCTGCGCAAGCATGGGAAATAGAGCAGAAGAAAATATCAGCACTTGAGTCAAGAACGCGTGCTGAGATTGCGTCTTTAAATGCCACAATCAATATCATCGATGGTACCAACAAACTCGCCAACAATGCTCATTCTGATAACGACATGTGCAATGAGTTCGAGCAATTCATTGTATCAACGTATGGTCGCTAG
- a CDS encoding glycoside hydrolase, which translates to MKKPTFLFILLASVISFSVHSADIQLIQNNQQISIEPDNLQINWHKKNQNLLINQAALAINDQPQHAIQLVQSSDNQARWLLKPSNIEVVAIFNESLNLAFTVNEKTAIKRNKPIKLTWFDLAEQATQTLLNPFNEGMRIPTNNKTWINYLSEEYSESNTTQDLKMPFWTTEQNGLYVSYQLITATDNTLHFTPFKQTSNTLLDMQAAHFFTPLNRSQAFSVQISLGDEPLAGAKEYRKWRINHQQAQPLSAKRIDNPEVKKLIGASHVYLFGRDVLAVEDVLDWWGLKDWYFNQSQFTPSKESIKELKSLHQGQDWLSKYHKRLLVESINQSINNTMPALDHQLGNNGIKEQYQAAQQRKAWLAIQARSYLISPDRWGQAISKDMITNLQKVGLKKLWLGLDNWMPAFYQPEVVEQAKKAGYLVGVYDSYNTAIAPGVNDAWLTAQLPQAMREECAIEKADGNKKKGFRGNGVYLNPSCNRDYVENRIKDVINYGRFNSIFLDVDATAMAREDYSVSSDGMNQTDMLAAFNARMQWIATDQHVLLGSEDGNALTTQGIAFAHGMETVGFGWTDPDMKSNRQSPYYLGAWYPDQKPAFFFQSAQVKEPYKTLLFAPQYKIPLYQTVFHDELINSHHWHSDSLKFNNVQMERDLIAMLYNTPAMVHLSRDEANTINAPRLQALKHYQSGFLPIHKQLWDKALVNFKWLDKQGLLQQTTFSDGSKIIANFSEHAMPLTKSVKEHIPSGSILAVLSNGKTIQWRSATATATK; encoded by the coding sequence ATGAAAAAACCAACGTTTTTGTTTATATTATTAGCAAGTGTTATCAGTTTCTCTGTCCACAGCGCAGATATACAACTTATCCAAAACAATCAGCAAATCTCTATCGAACCTGATAATTTGCAGATTAACTGGCACAAAAAAAATCAAAATCTCTTAATAAACCAAGCCGCCCTAGCAATTAACGATCAACCACAACACGCAATTCAACTCGTTCAATCAAGCGACAATCAAGCTCGCTGGCTGCTTAAACCCAGTAACATTGAGGTAGTTGCAATATTTAATGAAAGCTTGAATCTGGCGTTTACCGTGAACGAGAAAACAGCTATAAAACGTAATAAGCCAATCAAGCTAACGTGGTTTGATTTGGCAGAGCAAGCCACGCAAACCTTACTGAACCCTTTTAACGAAGGCATGCGCATTCCAACCAATAACAAAACATGGATAAACTACTTAAGCGAAGAGTATTCAGAATCTAATACTACACAAGATCTTAAAATGCCATTTTGGACCACTGAGCAAAATGGCCTGTATGTCAGTTACCAGTTAATAACAGCCACAGACAACACGCTACATTTCACCCCATTTAAGCAAACAAGCAATACATTATTAGACATGCAAGCAGCGCATTTCTTCACTCCTCTTAATCGCTCACAAGCCTTTAGTGTACAAATATCCCTTGGTGATGAACCATTAGCGGGCGCAAAAGAATATCGAAAGTGGCGTATTAATCATCAGCAAGCTCAGCCCCTTTCAGCAAAACGTATTGATAATCCAGAAGTGAAAAAATTAATTGGAGCGAGTCATGTTTATTTGTTTGGTCGTGACGTGCTTGCCGTTGAAGATGTTCTGGATTGGTGGGGACTAAAAGATTGGTACTTTAATCAATCGCAATTTACACCGTCTAAAGAATCGATAAAAGAGCTCAAATCGCTTCATCAAGGTCAAGATTGGCTTAGTAAATACCATAAGCGTTTACTGGTTGAGAGCATTAACCAGTCAATCAACAATACCATGCCAGCCCTTGATCATCAGTTGGGTAACAACGGCATTAAGGAACAGTACCAAGCTGCTCAGCAACGTAAAGCTTGGCTAGCAATACAGGCAAGGAGCTATTTGATATCCCCCGATCGCTGGGGACAGGCTATTTCAAAAGATATGATCACTAACTTGCAAAAAGTTGGCTTAAAGAAACTTTGGCTTGGCTTAGATAATTGGATGCCTGCGTTTTATCAACCTGAAGTCGTGGAGCAAGCCAAGAAAGCCGGATATCTAGTCGGTGTTTATGATTCCTACAATACTGCAATTGCCCCTGGTGTAAATGACGCTTGGCTTACAGCACAACTACCACAAGCAATGCGCGAAGAGTGTGCGATAGAAAAAGCCGATGGAAACAAGAAAAAAGGATTCCGTGGCAACGGTGTGTACCTGAATCCGAGTTGTAACCGAGATTACGTAGAAAACCGCATAAAAGACGTCATTAATTACGGCCGCTTTAACAGTATATTTCTAGATGTCGATGCAACAGCGATGGCGCGTGAAGACTACAGCGTATCAAGTGATGGGATGAATCAAACAGATATGCTCGCCGCATTTAACGCACGTATGCAGTGGATCGCTACAGATCAGCATGTGCTATTAGGATCGGAAGATGGTAATGCGTTGACCACTCAGGGAATAGCCTTTGCACATGGTATGGAAACGGTGGGCTTTGGTTGGACAGATCCCGATATGAAGAGTAATCGTCAGTCTCCCTATTATTTAGGGGCTTGGTATCCTGATCAGAAGCCTGCTTTTTTCTTTCAATCAGCACAAGTCAAAGAACCGTACAAAACGCTATTGTTTGCACCGCAATACAAAATACCGTTATATCAAACAGTATTTCATGATGAACTGATTAACAGCCATCACTGGCACAGCGACAGTCTAAAATTCAACAATGTACAAATGGAACGAGACTTAATTGCTATGCTTTACAACACGCCAGCGATGGTTCATTTAAGCCGTGATGAAGCGAACACTATCAATGCACCTCGTTTACAGGCACTTAAACACTATCAAAGCGGCTTTCTTCCTATTCATAAACAGCTATGGGATAAAGCACTGGTTAATTTCAAATGGCTCGATAAACAAGGGCTGTTACAGCAAACCACTTTTAGTGATGGCAGCAAAATTATTGCCAACTTCTCTGAGCACGCTATGCCACTAACAAAATCCGTTAAAGAACACATACCGTCAGGTTCAATTTTGGCAGTATTAAGCAATGGAAAAACTATTCAATGGCGTTCAGCAACAGCAACAGCAACAAAATAG
- a CDS encoding DUF2861 family protein: MSSLLLSSLFSPITHAKADNWFADTPLQSSYSALSANQTLLAWQELQLSLSQNQISEHYWQPIKDTVLSKTQCGKQLISLVNLPANIDVSFINKNSVNNQGYQIKISTEQVTQPLILKLFNENNTLLVTANIPQPTEEYIEFESNDLLSTPKAGIYQLSINNVRYPLVVSSFTNTTWVQQSTDQTSKSFIVTPPANKIACAPVVMNWQWFDEQYNQLGRHIPMQLTPVMPVTSAPTDRNLQYEAKRPATTPSNATWLSAVVSQFEYQGELKVEYVQRFSLPISTIETYR; the protein is encoded by the coding sequence ATGAGTAGCTTACTTCTGAGCAGCCTATTTAGCCCAATCACTCACGCCAAAGCTGATAACTGGTTTGCTGATACCCCACTGCAATCGAGCTATTCAGCTTTATCAGCAAATCAAACTCTGCTTGCTTGGCAAGAGCTTCAACTCAGCTTGAGCCAAAATCAGATCAGTGAGCACTATTGGCAACCGATCAAAGACACGGTATTGAGTAAAACACAATGCGGAAAGCAACTTATCAGCTTAGTGAATTTACCAGCCAACATCGATGTCTCTTTTATCAATAAAAATAGTGTAAACAATCAGGGTTATCAGATCAAAATATCAACAGAGCAAGTCACGCAACCTCTTATTTTAAAGCTGTTTAACGAAAATAATACGTTACTTGTCACTGCCAATATTCCCCAGCCAACCGAAGAGTATATTGAATTTGAAAGTAACGATTTATTGAGTACACCAAAGGCAGGAATATACCAACTATCGATTAATAACGTTCGCTATCCGCTGGTCGTTTCTTCTTTCACAAACACTACATGGGTTCAGCAGAGCACAGATCAAACATCAAAATCATTCATTGTCACACCACCAGCAAATAAAATAGCTTGTGCACCCGTTGTGATGAATTGGCAATGGTTTGACGAACAATACAACCAGCTAGGTAGGCATATTCCAATGCAGCTAACACCTGTTATGCCAGTTACATCAGCGCCAACTGATCGCAATTTACAATATGAGGCAAAACGCCCAGCAACCACTCCAAGCAACGCGACATGGCTAAGTGCGGTAGTCAGCCAATTTGAATACCAAGGCGAATTGAAAGTAGAATATGTTCAGCGCTTTAGTTTGCCTATTTCGACAATAGAGACATATAGGTGA